Below is a window of Candidatus Paceibacterota bacterium DNA.
AGGCGCAACGTTATAGATTTCAAAGATTTTCTTTCAGAGCGCGTTCGAATCGGACGCATTCCACACTTTGTATTTACAATCGACGAAGGTGAAAAGAACCGCCAGAAGATCGACCGGTTGGTATAACGGACTTGTTCGATTCACCCAAAACACGTAGGATAGTGAGCGAGTGGTAGTTTGGCGCAGTGGCGAAGTTGGTCAACGCGACGGTCTGCAAAACCGTTATGCGCCGGTTCGAGACCGGCCTGCGCCTCAGTTGACTTCTGTTTAGTTGAGAGTAGGGGTTTTAGGCGAGTTCTATCTTTTCCTTTAATAAGAGATGTACGGTGTATATCGCTTGGATCCTTGTTGCAGTCCTTTTTGTCTTGCTCGTGTTAGTGGTTATTTACATTCGAAAGATAAACGGAAAAAATACTGAGCTTGAAACTAAGTACCATCAAGCTAGGTATGCGGTCATTAACGTGTTTCTTGAAACGCTTCAAACGGCAAGTAATGGATCAAGTGATCCACTTAATCACCCAACCCACTTTCATGTTGTAGACAAACTTGTCAAACAATTAACAAATTTCGACAAGCGCCACCTTTCCGCCACGCTGATTAATTACAACCTTACAATTCCAACACTCGAAAAGCGCCTCGTCTTCGTACTTCTGCCTGAAAACAAGAAAGCTGCCTAGACGTTAGCCACACCGATACGACCCACGAGATACTGTAACCAGTATCTCGTGGGCTTTTTTATTACATTCTTGCATCCAGGCTTTATTATGCGAGAATCAGTCGGACGCCCGAGTGCTGAAACTGGTAGACAGCCTCGACTTAAAATCGAGTGGAGGTAACTCCGTGTGGGTTCGATTCCCACCTCGGGCACAGCGATTAGTACTGCTCCAGACTTTTTCTTTCTGTATATTTTGTGTTATAACTTCCTCACCCTCCTATAGCTCAGTTGGTAGAGCATCCGCCTCTTAAGCGGTAGGTCGCAGGTTCGAATCCTGCTGGGAGGACCATAAAAACTGGTATACTTGTTCGAATGAATTATTCGCTTCCGACTCAAGTACTCGCGTTACGACACGTTTCAAAAATTTTTAAGTACCTCATTGCGGGTACTTGTATGACAGCGCTTGTCATTGGTCTTTTTTGGCTATTTTCAGGTCCTCTCCACATTAATTACATATTTGCAAACATAATTGCAACAACAACAGGAATCGTTATTGGTTTTTTTGTACACACACATTACACACATAGTGATAAAAAGAATTCTTCAGCTGACCACGGCAATCGAACACAATTTGTAAAATTTATTGCTCTTTCCTGTGTAAATATTGGTCTCTCAGCGCTACTCATGTTTGTACTTGTCAGCGGTTTTACACTTCCTGAAGTACCCTCGCAAGCACTTACATCCCTCTTGATCGCTGTCTGGACATATACCGCTCAATTATTCTTTGTCTATGTCTAAACCAATCGAGCGACACACTGAGTACAAAAAGGTCTCTATCGTCATTCCTTGTTACAACGAAGTAGCGACACTCTACGATCTTCTGGACGAAGTTGTTCGTGCAAAGGTGTGCGGACTTGAAAAAGAAATTATCGTCGTCAATGACGGATCGACGGACAGCACGGATGTCGCCATTTCTGCATACAAGTTAAGAAACAATGTTCATTATATTGCCCACGAAAAAAATCGTGGAAAAGGTGCAGCACTTCGAACAGGTTTTGCACACGCAACAGGCGACATCGTTATCGTCCAAGATGCTGACCTAGAATATAACCCACATGAGTATGAAAGATTACTTAAACCAATACTTGATAAAAAAACCGTAGCAGTGTATGGCTCACGACTACTACAAAAAAATCCACACGGTGGACTCTCCTTTTTACTCGGTGGAAAATTTTTAACAATACTTACAAATATACTCTTCGGCTCTTCAATTACTGACGAACCCACATGTTATAAAATATTTGATTCAAAGTTTCTCAAGAGCCTTGATCTAAAGTCAGAGAAATTTGAATTCTGTCCTGAAGTGACCGCAAAAACACTCAAGCATGGAGTGAACATTATCGAAGTACCAATTTCGTATCATCCACGAGATATTAAGCATGGAAAAAAGATCAGGTGGCACGATGGAGTTGAGGCTGCAAAAGTTCTGATTAAGGAGCGATTTTCCAAATCATAACTTCGCCAGTATCTGGGTCAGTATAGATTGGTTCACCTAAACGAAGCGTTGCAGCTACTGTACCCCGTGGGGTATCATTGACTTCCACTTTTTCTTCAATTACATACCGAACACCTTTGGAATATAACAGCTTTCTTGCTGCTTCAGGATCAACTTCTTTATAGTATCCAATATCTTGAAGTAGCCAATATATTTCCTCGTCATAGATGTATGTAAATGTTGGATCAAATCCTAATCCATATTTTCCACGTGGGTTAAAAAATACTAACTGGGGATATAAATGAAACGCTGGATTAAGTACAATCCCACCATCTCCTTGTGATGCAATAAAGTTTGCAGCGTTTTTATACGCAAACACACCCTGCGTTTGTTCATTCTCTTTAAGCGCCGATCCTTTTCCGATAATAAGGATAGGAAGTATGCAGATGGCAACCGCAATACCTACACCTCGTATAACACGCGGATGCTTTTCAAAAAAAGTAATTGCTGGGTTCCCGGAAAGATATGAGAGTAACGACCTGTGTCGTGGAATACACCACGAAATAGCGATTGAAAGTGGGAATAGGAGTAACGGTAGAGCATATTCAATTCCACGACCTACAAA
It encodes the following:
- a CDS encoding GtrA family protein, coding for MNYSLPTQVLALRHVSKIFKYLIAGTCMTALVIGLFWLFSGPLHINYIFANIIATTTGIVIGFFVHTHYTHSDKKNSSADHGNRTQFVKFIALSCVNIGLSALLMFVLVSGFTLPEVPSQALTSLLIAVWTYTAQLFFVYV
- a CDS encoding glycosyltransferase family 2 protein, whose product is MSKPIERHTEYKKVSIVIPCYNEVATLYDLLDEVVRAKVCGLEKEIIVVNDGSTDSTDVAISAYKLRNNVHYIAHEKNRGKGAALRTGFAHATGDIVIVQDADLEYNPHEYERLLKPILDKKTVAVYGSRLLQKNPHGGLSFLLGGKFLTILTNILFGSSITDEPTCYKIFDSKFLKSLDLKSEKFEFCPEVTAKTLKHGVNIIEVPISYHPRDIKHGKKIRWHDGVEAAKVLIKERFSKS